A part of Rhinolophus ferrumequinum isolate MPI-CBG mRhiFer1 chromosome 11, mRhiFer1_v1.p, whole genome shotgun sequence genomic DNA contains:
- the LOC117029768 gene encoding lysine-specific demethylase 4D-like, translated as MKSNKHCGTQGSSYTIMTFHPTMEEFKDFNKYIAYVESQGAHRAGLAKIIPPKEWKARQTYDDINDILIATPLQQVASGKAGVFMQYHKKKKAMTVGEYRHLANSGKYRTPPHLDFEDLERKYWKTRLYDSPIYGADISGSLFDASTKQWNLGHLGTIQDLLEQECGVVIEGVNTPYLYFGMWKTTFAWHTEDMDLYSINYLHFGEPKTWYAVPPEHGQRLERLAKELFPGSSRSCEAFLRHKVALMSPTVLRENGIPFSRITQEAGEFMVTFPYGYHAGFNHGFNCAEAINFATPRWIDYGKVASQCSCGEARVSFSMDAFVRILQPERYELWKRGQDRAVVDHVEPTAPGSQELSAWREAWAPGRATLGLRHLQPPRAARTPRRVAPSSAPRRRRAPVRQASSGPSQSRGSASVAHSGAAAARSSPEPGPSSLPSTPGQSAADLQPNGRCGHGRRLREQETQESIVQARAKRCLSVGRERTAGNRKAPPLPAGGLSIDNHAPLSPESPHPVKPSGCCCAPDLQPLGPPLDPDELMHPGHCLLSLDSITASLLDSVPLTPPNVSGTQRWFSRDDAGDWKAPVNLPEVVRMDHSYARMVLAPGAVPRISWTPDCDLLGLKLEAAASLEPWNMFTTNGQSSVFEPMTIEDFAQYDCI; from the coding sequence ATGAAGTCTAATAAGCACTGTGGTACCCAGGGTTCAAGTTATACAATCATGACCTTCCATCCAACCATGGAAGAATTTAAAGATTTCAACAAATATATTGCTTACGTGGAATCCCAAGGTGCACATCGAGCTGGCCTGGCCAAGATAATTCCACCCAAGGAATGGAAAGCCAGACAGACCTATGACGACATCAACGACATCTTAATAGCCACTCCCCTCCAGCAGGTGGCCTCTGGGAAGGCAGGTGTGTTCATGCAATAccacaaaaagaagaaagccatGACAGTGGGGGAGTATCGCCACTTGGCAAACAGTGGGAAATATCGCACCCCACCACACTTGGACTTTGAGGATTTGGAGCGAAAATACTGGAAAACCCGCCTGTATGATTCACCGATATATGGCGCGGACATCAGTGGCTCCCTATTTGATGCAAGCACTAAACAATGGAACCTTGGACACCTCGGAACCATTCAGGACCTGCTGGAGCAGGAGTGTGGAGTTGTCATCGAAGGCGTCAACACGCCCTACCTGTACTTTGGCATGTGGAAGACCACCTTCGCCTGGCACACGGAGGACATGGACCTTTACAGCATCAACTACCTGCACTTCGGGGAGCCCAAAACGTGGTACGCGGTGCCCCCGGAACACGGCCAGCGCCTGGAACGCCTGGCTAAGGAGCTTTTCCCGGGCAGTTCGCGGAGCTGTGAGGCCTTCCTGCGGCACAAGGTGGCCCTCATGTCGCCCACTGTCCTCAGGGAGAACGGGATCCCCTTCAGTCGGATCACTCAGGAGGCTGGAGAGTTCATGGTGACGTTTCCCTATGGCTACCACGCCGGCTTCAACCACGGCTTCAACTGTGCGGAGGCCATCAATTTCGCCACCCCGCGATGGATCGACTATGGCAAAGTGGCCTCTCAGTGCAGCTGCGGGGAGGCCAGGGTCAGCTTCTCCATGGACGCCTTCGTGCGCATCCTGCAACCCGAGCGCTACGAGCTGTGGAAACGCGGGCAGGACCGGGCTGTCGTGGACCACGTGGAGCCCACGGCGCCGGGCAGCCAGGAGCTGAGCGCCTGGAGGGAGGCCTGGGCGCCCGGGAGAGCCACGCTGGGCCTGAGGCACCTCCAGCCCCCTAGGGCGGCACGCACCCCTCGGCGGGTGGCTCCCAGCAGTGCGCCCCGCCGTCGCCGTGCCCCTGTGCGCCAGGCATCCTCGGGCCCCTCGCAGTCCCGGGGTTCTGCCTCTGTGGCCCATTCTGGGGCTGCTGCCGCCCGCAGCTCCCCGGAGCCCGGCCCATCATCTCTGCCGTCAACCCCGGGTCAGTCTGCCGCAGATCTCCAGCCAAATGGTAGATGTGGTCATGGTCGTCGTCTTCGGGAACAGGAGACTCAAGAGTCCATTGTCCAGGCCCGGGCTAAGAGGTGCCTCTCCGTGGGCAGAGAGCGCACAGCTGGGAACCGCAAGGCCCCGCCTCTGCCTGCTGGTGGACTATCCATAGACAACCATGCACCGCTGAGCCCTGAGTCCCCGCATCCTGTTAAGCCTTCTGGGTGCTGTTGTGCCCCTGATCTTCAACCCTTGGGGCCCCCGTTAGATCCCGATGAACTCATGCACCCTGGCCATTGCCTGCTATCTCTGGACAGTATTACAGCCAGTCTCCTTGACAGTGTCCCACTAACTCCTCCCAATGTCAGTGGGACTCAGAGATGGTTTTCCAGGGACGATGCTGGAGACTGGAAAGCCCCTGTGAACCTCCCTGAGGTTGTAAGGATGGACCACTCTTATGCTCGTATGGTCCTGGCCCCGGGTGCTGTTCCCAGAATCTCTTGGACCCCTGACTGTGATCTCCTGGGGCTAAAGTTAGAGGCAGCTGCATCTCTTGAGCCCTGGAACATGTTCACCACTAATGGACAGTCTTCAGTCTTTGAGCCCATGACTATTGAAGATTTTGCCCAATATGACTGTATCTGA